A window of Brienomyrus brachyistius isolate T26 unplaced genomic scaffold, BBRACH_0.4 scaffold579, whole genome shotgun sequence contains these coding sequences:
- the LOC125729214 gene encoding uncharacterized protein LOC125729214 isoform X1 has product MDKCSACFGPVAPLKWIGLRCKVCSKFWHKNCFAKFEKNDEEPLSWDIGFSSSDEEVSLSDEEYVPDSDSESCSSVELAAGYVNNVQNKCSSNEQNVKVATSECTKSQKTKLNQEGVSKGSQYLKAREVSCLNEDDLFCCLEELTSGESDNESDSSAEGTDLLSSTSQVKRLSEIKRSSKVDALINRSDRVSLPRKDHKTPTSEQQLEIIGGTSALDLPGDYKDVSVAGAKGNMAGAEKCLQSSDISCSENKNYCYICGKPQSKISRHLKTHLTEVEVAEALSFPKRSKERKRLLEKIRNKGNYRHNSNVLEKGNGLLKVKRRPNKDCDSKQFVHCMYCKAMFGRKELWRHVRRCSSKPGSVSEHQGRTRVLGLAAMAESTSLQQISGGVWKLLSAMKQDDISSVVRNDFCILQLAQSFFNKHGNDPTKFEYIRQKLREIGRFLITLRSESSIYSLEEAIKPANFQHVIEAVKKVSGHDEEKNYYQRPSLALKLGHTLQKVCELIHCRGLMAEDEELIKSTETFRKLYTTKWSELISHRALSTMNEAKFNKPSTLPFTHDVQLLHKHLETTANAASENLKKTSSSQSYAELAKATLARVIIFNRRRAGEVSKMQLKSFQERENTLLHADVAVGLSKFEQKLCSHFSRVEIRGKRGRKVAVLLTPDMVDALTLLVNKRTECAVQDNCFLFARPKCQSHYRGQDCLRLYATQCGAQNPQHLRSTHLRKHVATLSQILNLKNNELDQVADFLGHDIRVHREYYRLPEATTQLAKISKLLLAMEKGCLPNFQGKSLDEIEIEDEINLTDGSDGTEPDSDTEDATLGTPRLNESQSIQPATEDNAGGSTDSISVGQVFTAAIKTSKKKSRTQWSKQEVTAVLKHFKDHITKGKLATMAECQQCKSAEDPVLAGRTVQNIRDFVRNRGITLKRKTMSN; this is encoded by the exons TGTGCTCTAAATTTTGGCACAAGAACTGCTTTGCAAAATTTGAAAAGAATGATGAAGAACCACTTTCATGG GATATAGGATTTTCAAGTTCTGATGAGGAAGTGTCACTCTCAGATGAGGAATATGTCCCAGACTCAGACAGTGAATCGTGCAGTTCAGTGGAGTTAGCAGCAGGATATGTAAACAATGTCCAAAACAAATGTTCCTCAAATGAACAGAACGTGAAAGTTGCCACCTCAGAGTGCACCAAATCTCAGAAAACAAAGTTGAACCAGGAAGGTGTAAGCAAAGGTTCACAGTATTTGAAGGCCAGGGAAGTGTCTTGTTTAAATGAGGATGATTTATTTTGTTGTCTGGAGGAGTTGACAAGTGGAGAATCAGACAATGAGTCAGACAGTTCTGCAGAAGGGACAGATTTACTTTCAAGCACCAGTCAAGTTAAACGCCTTTCAGAGATCAAAAGATCATCAAAAGTTGACGCTTTAATTAATAGATCAGATCGTGTTTCTTTGCCCAGAAAAGACCATAAAACACCTACAAGTGAACAGCAGTTGGAAATAATAGGTGGTACTAGTGCACTTGATTTGCCTGGAGATTATAAGGATGTATCAGTGGCAGGAGCAAAGGGTAACATGGCTGGAGCTGAGAAATGTCTTCAATCATCAGACATTTCTTGTTCTGAAAATAAGaattactgttacatttgtgggAAACCACAGTCAAAAATATCTCGTCATTTAAAAACCCATTTGACTGAAGTTGAAGTTGCAGAAGCACTGTCATTTCCAAAACGCTCAAAAGAACGCAAAAGACTACTAGAAAAAATTCGGAACAAGGGGAACTATCGGCATAATTCCAATGTATTAGAGAAAGGAAATgggttgcttaaagtaaaacgaAGGCCAAACAAAGATTGTGATTCAAAACAGTTTGTGCATTGTATGTACTGCAAAGCAATGTTTGGGCGTAAAGAACTATGGCGACATGTGAGAAGATGTTCCTCAAAGCCAGGTTCAGTAAGTGAACATCAGGGACGGACCAGAGTGTTGGGTTTGGCTGCCATGGCAGAGTCTACATCTTTGCAGCAGATATCTGGAGGAGTTTGGAAGCTCTTGAGTGCAATGAAGCAAGATGACATATCTTCTGTTGTACGCAATGACTTCTGCATTCTTCAGCTAGCGCAGTCATTCTTCAACAAACATGGAAATGACCCTACCAAGTTTGAATATATTCGTCAGAAGCTTCGAGAAATTGGGAGGTTTTTGATAACATTGCGCAGTGAGTCCTCTATATACAGCCTTGAGGAAGCTATAAAACCAGCTAATTTCCAGCATGTTATTGAAGCTGTGAAGAAAGTGTCAGGTCATGACGAAGAAAAAAACTACTACCAAAGGCCAAGCCTAGCATTGAAATTGGGCCACACATTGCAAAAGGTCTGCGAGCTCATCCACTGCAGAGGTCTAATGGCAGAAGATGAAGAGTTAATTAAGTCaactgagacattcagaaagctATATACCACCAAGTGGTCTGAGCTAATATCACACAGGGCTTTAAGCACAATGAATGAAGCAAAATTCAATAAACCGTCAACACTGCCTTTCACTCATGATGTTCAGCTCCTTCATAAACACCTGGAAACTACTGCCAATGCAGCATCTGAAAACCTGAAAAAAACATCATCATCACAAAGTTATGCAGAACTTGCAAAAGCTACCCTTGCAAGGGTAATTATTTTCAATCGTAGGCGTGCCGGTGAAGTATCTAAAATGCAGCTCAAAAGCTTCCAGGAAAGAGAGAACACACTACTTCACGCAGATGTTGCAGTAGGTCTTTCCAAATTTGAGCAGAAACTCTGTAGTCATTTTAGTAGAGTTGAAATCAGAGGTAAAAGAGGTCGAAAGGTTGCTGTCCTCCTCACACCAGATATGGTAGATGCCCTAACACTTCTGGTGAATAAAAGAACAGAGTGTGCGGTTCAGGATAACTGCTTCTTGTTTGCTAGACCCAAATGCCAGAGTCATTACAGAGGTCAAGATTGCTTGCGGCTCTATGCAACTCAGTGTGGTGCTCAAAATCCACAACATCTCAGGTCAACACATTTGCGCAAACACGTGGCCACTCTATCACAAATTCTTAATTTGAAAAACAATGAATTAGATCAAGTTGCTGACTTCTTGGGGCACGATATTCGTGTACACCGTGAGTATTACAGGCTTCCAGAAGCGACAACTCAGCTGGCAAAAATATCCAAACTTCTGCTTGCTATGGAAAAAGGGTGTCTCCCTAACTTTCAAGGCAAATCACTCGATGAAATTGAAATTGAAG atgagatcaacttaactgatggcAGTGATGGAACTGAACCTGACAGTGATACAGAGGATGCTACCTTGGGCACACCAAGACTGAATG AAAGTCAAAGCATTCAGCCAGCTACAGAAGATAATGCTGGAGGCTCAACAGATTCCATCAGTG TGGGCCAGGTTTTTACAGCAGCAATTAAAACCTCAAAGAAGAAGTCGCGAACACAGTGGTCAAAACAGGAGGTGACAGCtgtattgaaacattttaaagaTCATATAACCAAAGGAAAACTGGCAACAATGGCAGAGTGTCAGCAGTGCAAGTCAGCTGAGGACCCTGTTCTGGCAGGGCGCACTGTACAAAATATAAGAGATTTTGTTAGAAATAGAGGGATCACACTAAAAAGGAAAACCATGTCTAAttga
- the LOC125729214 gene encoding uncharacterized protein LOC125729214 isoform X2, translating into MDKCSACFGPVAPLKWIGLRCKVCSKFWHKNCFAKFEKNDEEPLSWDIGFSSSDEEVSLSDEEYVPDSDSESCSSVELAAGYVNNVQNKCSSNEQNVKVATSECTKSQKTKLNQEGVSKGSQYLKAREVSCLNEDDLFCCLEELTSGESDNESDSSAEGTDLLSSTSQVKRLSEIKRSSKVDALINRSDRVSLPRKDHKTPTSEQQLEIIGGTSALDLPGDYKDVSVAGAKGNMAGAEKCLQSSDISCSENKNYCYICGKPQSKISRHLKTHLTEVEVAEALSFPKRSKERKRLLEKIRNKGNYRHNSNVLEKGNGLLKVKRRPNKDCDSKQFVHCMYCKAMFGRKELWRHVRRCSSKPGSVSEHQGRTRVLGLAAMAESTSLQQISGGVWKLLSAMKQDDISSVVRNDFCILQLAQSFFNKHGNDPTKFEYIRQKLREIGRFLITLRSESSIYSLEEAIKPANFQHVIEAVKKVSGHDEEKNYYQRPSLALKLGHTLQKVCELIHCRGLMAEDEELIKSTETFRKLYTTKWSELISHRALSTMNEAKFNKPSTLPFTHDVQLLHKHLETTANAASENLKKTSSSQSYAELAKATLARVIIFNRRRAGEVSKMQLKSFQERENTLLHADVAVGLSKFEQKLCSHFSRVEIRGKRGRKVAVLLTPDMVDALTLLVNKRTECAVQDNCFLFARPKCQSHYRGQDCLRLYATQCGAQNPQHLRSTHLRKHVATLSQILNLKNNELDQVADFLGHDIRVHREYYRLPEATTQLAKISKLLLAMEKGCLPNFQGKSLDEIEIEDEINLTDGSDGTEPDSDTEDATLGTPRLNESQSIQPATEDNAGGSTDSISGL; encoded by the exons TGTGCTCTAAATTTTGGCACAAGAACTGCTTTGCAAAATTTGAAAAGAATGATGAAGAACCACTTTCATGG GATATAGGATTTTCAAGTTCTGATGAGGAAGTGTCACTCTCAGATGAGGAATATGTCCCAGACTCAGACAGTGAATCGTGCAGTTCAGTGGAGTTAGCAGCAGGATATGTAAACAATGTCCAAAACAAATGTTCCTCAAATGAACAGAACGTGAAAGTTGCCACCTCAGAGTGCACCAAATCTCAGAAAACAAAGTTGAACCAGGAAGGTGTAAGCAAAGGTTCACAGTATTTGAAGGCCAGGGAAGTGTCTTGTTTAAATGAGGATGATTTATTTTGTTGTCTGGAGGAGTTGACAAGTGGAGAATCAGACAATGAGTCAGACAGTTCTGCAGAAGGGACAGATTTACTTTCAAGCACCAGTCAAGTTAAACGCCTTTCAGAGATCAAAAGATCATCAAAAGTTGACGCTTTAATTAATAGATCAGATCGTGTTTCTTTGCCCAGAAAAGACCATAAAACACCTACAAGTGAACAGCAGTTGGAAATAATAGGTGGTACTAGTGCACTTGATTTGCCTGGAGATTATAAGGATGTATCAGTGGCAGGAGCAAAGGGTAACATGGCTGGAGCTGAGAAATGTCTTCAATCATCAGACATTTCTTGTTCTGAAAATAAGaattactgttacatttgtgggAAACCACAGTCAAAAATATCTCGTCATTTAAAAACCCATTTGACTGAAGTTGAAGTTGCAGAAGCACTGTCATTTCCAAAACGCTCAAAAGAACGCAAAAGACTACTAGAAAAAATTCGGAACAAGGGGAACTATCGGCATAATTCCAATGTATTAGAGAAAGGAAATgggttgcttaaagtaaaacgaAGGCCAAACAAAGATTGTGATTCAAAACAGTTTGTGCATTGTATGTACTGCAAAGCAATGTTTGGGCGTAAAGAACTATGGCGACATGTGAGAAGATGTTCCTCAAAGCCAGGTTCAGTAAGTGAACATCAGGGACGGACCAGAGTGTTGGGTTTGGCTGCCATGGCAGAGTCTACATCTTTGCAGCAGATATCTGGAGGAGTTTGGAAGCTCTTGAGTGCAATGAAGCAAGATGACATATCTTCTGTTGTACGCAATGACTTCTGCATTCTTCAGCTAGCGCAGTCATTCTTCAACAAACATGGAAATGACCCTACCAAGTTTGAATATATTCGTCAGAAGCTTCGAGAAATTGGGAGGTTTTTGATAACATTGCGCAGTGAGTCCTCTATATACAGCCTTGAGGAAGCTATAAAACCAGCTAATTTCCAGCATGTTATTGAAGCTGTGAAGAAAGTGTCAGGTCATGACGAAGAAAAAAACTACTACCAAAGGCCAAGCCTAGCATTGAAATTGGGCCACACATTGCAAAAGGTCTGCGAGCTCATCCACTGCAGAGGTCTAATGGCAGAAGATGAAGAGTTAATTAAGTCaactgagacattcagaaagctATATACCACCAAGTGGTCTGAGCTAATATCACACAGGGCTTTAAGCACAATGAATGAAGCAAAATTCAATAAACCGTCAACACTGCCTTTCACTCATGATGTTCAGCTCCTTCATAAACACCTGGAAACTACTGCCAATGCAGCATCTGAAAACCTGAAAAAAACATCATCATCACAAAGTTATGCAGAACTTGCAAAAGCTACCCTTGCAAGGGTAATTATTTTCAATCGTAGGCGTGCCGGTGAAGTATCTAAAATGCAGCTCAAAAGCTTCCAGGAAAGAGAGAACACACTACTTCACGCAGATGTTGCAGTAGGTCTTTCCAAATTTGAGCAGAAACTCTGTAGTCATTTTAGTAGAGTTGAAATCAGAGGTAAAAGAGGTCGAAAGGTTGCTGTCCTCCTCACACCAGATATGGTAGATGCCCTAACACTTCTGGTGAATAAAAGAACAGAGTGTGCGGTTCAGGATAACTGCTTCTTGTTTGCTAGACCCAAATGCCAGAGTCATTACAGAGGTCAAGATTGCTTGCGGCTCTATGCAACTCAGTGTGGTGCTCAAAATCCACAACATCTCAGGTCAACACATTTGCGCAAACACGTGGCCACTCTATCACAAATTCTTAATTTGAAAAACAATGAATTAGATCAAGTTGCTGACTTCTTGGGGCACGATATTCGTGTACACCGTGAGTATTACAGGCTTCCAGAAGCGACAACTCAGCTGGCAAAAATATCCAAACTTCTGCTTGCTATGGAAAAAGGGTGTCTCCCTAACTTTCAAGGCAAATCACTCGATGAAATTGAAATTGAAG atgagatcaacttaactgatggcAGTGATGGAACTGAACCTGACAGTGATACAGAGGATGCTACCTTGGGCACACCAAGACTGAATG AAAGTCAAAGCATTCAGCCAGCTACAGAAGATAATGCTGGAGGCTCAACAGATTCCATCAGTG GTCTCTAG
- the LOC125729214 gene encoding uncharacterized protein LOC125729214 isoform X3 has protein sequence MAGAEKCLQSSDISCSENKNYCYICGKPQSKISRHLKTHLTEVEVAEALSFPKRSKERKRLLEKIRNKGNYRHNSNVLEKGNGLLKVKRRPNKDCDSKQFVHCMYCKAMFGRKELWRHVRRCSSKPGSVSEHQGRTRVLGLAAMAESTSLQQISGGVWKLLSAMKQDDISSVVRNDFCILQLAQSFFNKHGNDPTKFEYIRQKLREIGRFLITLRSESSIYSLEEAIKPANFQHVIEAVKKVSGHDEEKNYYQRPSLALKLGHTLQKVCELIHCRGLMAEDEELIKSTETFRKLYTTKWSELISHRALSTMNEAKFNKPSTLPFTHDVQLLHKHLETTANAASENLKKTSSSQSYAELAKATLARVIIFNRRRAGEVSKMQLKSFQERENTLLHADVAVGLSKFEQKLCSHFSRVEIRGKRGRKVAVLLTPDMVDALTLLVNKRTECAVQDNCFLFARPKCQSHYRGQDCLRLYATQCGAQNPQHLRSTHLRKHVATLSQILNLKNNELDQVADFLGHDIRVHREYYRLPEATTQLAKISKLLLAMEKGCLPNFQGKSLDEIEIEDEINLTDGSDGTEPDSDTEDATLGTPRLNESQSIQPATEDNAGGSTDSISVGQVFTAAIKTSKKKSRTQWSKQEVTAVLKHFKDHITKGKLATMAECQQCKSAEDPVLAGRTVQNIRDFVRNRGITLKRKTMSN, from the exons ATGGCTGGAGCTGAGAAATGTCTTCAATCATCAGACATTTCTTGTTCTGAAAATAAGaattactgttacatttgtgggAAACCACAGTCAAAAATATCTCGTCATTTAAAAACCCATTTGACTGAAGTTGAAGTTGCAGAAGCACTGTCATTTCCAAAACGCTCAAAAGAACGCAAAAGACTACTAGAAAAAATTCGGAACAAGGGGAACTATCGGCATAATTCCAATGTATTAGAGAAAGGAAATgggttgcttaaagtaaaacgaAGGCCAAACAAAGATTGTGATTCAAAACAGTTTGTGCATTGTATGTACTGCAAAGCAATGTTTGGGCGTAAAGAACTATGGCGACATGTGAGAAGATGTTCCTCAAAGCCAGGTTCAGTAAGTGAACATCAGGGACGGACCAGAGTGTTGGGTTTGGCTGCCATGGCAGAGTCTACATCTTTGCAGCAGATATCTGGAGGAGTTTGGAAGCTCTTGAGTGCAATGAAGCAAGATGACATATCTTCTGTTGTACGCAATGACTTCTGCATTCTTCAGCTAGCGCAGTCATTCTTCAACAAACATGGAAATGACCCTACCAAGTTTGAATATATTCGTCAGAAGCTTCGAGAAATTGGGAGGTTTTTGATAACATTGCGCAGTGAGTCCTCTATATACAGCCTTGAGGAAGCTATAAAACCAGCTAATTTCCAGCATGTTATTGAAGCTGTGAAGAAAGTGTCAGGTCATGACGAAGAAAAAAACTACTACCAAAGGCCAAGCCTAGCATTGAAATTGGGCCACACATTGCAAAAGGTCTGCGAGCTCATCCACTGCAGAGGTCTAATGGCAGAAGATGAAGAGTTAATTAAGTCaactgagacattcagaaagctATATACCACCAAGTGGTCTGAGCTAATATCACACAGGGCTTTAAGCACAATGAATGAAGCAAAATTCAATAAACCGTCAACACTGCCTTTCACTCATGATGTTCAGCTCCTTCATAAACACCTGGAAACTACTGCCAATGCAGCATCTGAAAACCTGAAAAAAACATCATCATCACAAAGTTATGCAGAACTTGCAAAAGCTACCCTTGCAAGGGTAATTATTTTCAATCGTAGGCGTGCCGGTGAAGTATCTAAAATGCAGCTCAAAAGCTTCCAGGAAAGAGAGAACACACTACTTCACGCAGATGTTGCAGTAGGTCTTTCCAAATTTGAGCAGAAACTCTGTAGTCATTTTAGTAGAGTTGAAATCAGAGGTAAAAGAGGTCGAAAGGTTGCTGTCCTCCTCACACCAGATATGGTAGATGCCCTAACACTTCTGGTGAATAAAAGAACAGAGTGTGCGGTTCAGGATAACTGCTTCTTGTTTGCTAGACCCAAATGCCAGAGTCATTACAGAGGTCAAGATTGCTTGCGGCTCTATGCAACTCAGTGTGGTGCTCAAAATCCACAACATCTCAGGTCAACACATTTGCGCAAACACGTGGCCACTCTATCACAAATTCTTAATTTGAAAAACAATGAATTAGATCAAGTTGCTGACTTCTTGGGGCACGATATTCGTGTACACCGTGAGTATTACAGGCTTCCAGAAGCGACAACTCAGCTGGCAAAAATATCCAAACTTCTGCTTGCTATGGAAAAAGGGTGTCTCCCTAACTTTCAAGGCAAATCACTCGATGAAATTGAAATTGAAG atgagatcaacttaactgatggcAGTGATGGAACTGAACCTGACAGTGATACAGAGGATGCTACCTTGGGCACACCAAGACTGAATG AAAGTCAAAGCATTCAGCCAGCTACAGAAGATAATGCTGGAGGCTCAACAGATTCCATCAGTG TGGGCCAGGTTTTTACAGCAGCAATTAAAACCTCAAAGAAGAAGTCGCGAACACAGTGGTCAAAACAGGAGGTGACAGCtgtattgaaacattttaaagaTCATATAACCAAAGGAAAACTGGCAACAATGGCAGAGTGTCAGCAGTGCAAGTCAGCTGAGGACCCTGTTCTGGCAGGGCGCACTGTACAAAATATAAGAGATTTTGTTAGAAATAGAGGGATCACACTAAAAAGGAAAACCATGTCTAAttga